A section of the Felis catus isolate Fca126 chromosome B2, F.catus_Fca126_mat1.0, whole genome shotgun sequence genome encodes:
- the NUP43 gene encoding nucleoporin Nup43: MEEIYAKFVSQKISKTRWRPVPPGSLQTAETFATGSWDNEENYVSLWSIGDLGNVDSDGGFEGEHQLLCDIKHHGDVMDLQFFDQERIVAASSTGCVTVFLHHPNNQTLSVSQQWPTAHYHTGPGSPSRSSAPCTGVVCDNPEIVTVGEDGRINLFRADHKEAVRTIDNADSSTLHAVTFLRTPEILTVNSIGQLKIWDFRKQGNEPSQILSLTGDRVPLHCVDRHPNQQHVVATGGQDGMLSIWDVRQGTMPVSLLKAHEAEMWEVHFHPSNPDHLFTCSEDGSLWHWDASTDVPEKSSLFNQGGRSSTFLSHSISNQANVHQSLISSWLSTDPAKDRIEITSLLPSRTLSVNSLDVLGPCLVCGTDAEAIYVTRQLFS, translated from the exons ATGGAGGAGATTTATGCTAAGTTTGTGTctcagaaaatcagcaaaacccGGTGGCGACCGGTACCTCCGGGGAGCCTGCAGACCGCCGAGACCTTCGCTACGGGCTCTTGGGACAATGAG GAAAATTATGTTTCGCTGTGGTCTATTGGAGATTTGGGGAACGTTGACTCTGATGGAGGATTTGAAGGAGAACATCAGTTATTGTGTGATATCAAACACCACGGTGATGTCATGGATTTACAA ttttttgaCCAGGAAAGAATTGTAGCTGCTTCATCAACAGGATGCGTAACAGTTTTCCTTCACCATCCTAATAACCAG ACTCTGTCAGTCAGCCAGCAGTGGCCCACAGCTCACTACCACACAGGTCCGGGCAGTCCTTCCCGTAGCAGTGCACCATGCACGGGTGTTGTGTGCGACAACCCAGAAATTGTCACAGTTGGAGAAGATGGTCGAATAAATCTCTTCAGAGCTGATCACAAGGAGGCTGTAAGAACCATAG ACAACGCAGATAGCAGTACGCTCCATGCTGTAACCTTCCTTCGAACTCCTGAGATTCTTACAGTAAATTCAATTGGGCAGTTAAAAATATGGGAtttcagaaaacaaggaaatgagCCCTCTCAGATACTATCACT GACTGGTGACCGAGTGCCCCTCCACTGTGTTGATAGACATCCCAACCAGCAGCATGTGGTAGCCACCGGTGGCCAGGATGGAATGCTGAGTATTTGGGATGTTAGACAAGGTACTATGCCTGTGTCTCTGCTGAAAGCTCACGAAGCTGAAA TGTGGGAAGTTCACTTTCACCCATCCAACCCAGATCATCTATTTACTTGTTCTGAGGATGGATCCCTCTGGCATTGGGACGCCTCCACAGATGTACCTGAAAAATCATCACTGTTTAACCAAG gaggaagaagtagcacttttTTGTCTCACAGCATTAGTAACCAGGCTAATGTTCACCAGTCTCTCATAAGCTCCTGGCTCAGCACTGATCCTGCAAAAGACCGTATTGAAATCACAAGCTTGCTTCCCAGCAGGACTTTGTCTGTAAACAGTTTGGATGTTTTAGGTCCTTGTCTTGTTTGTGGAACTGATGCAGAAGCAATTTATGTTACTAGACAACTTTTTTCATGA